In Helianthus annuus cultivar XRQ/B chromosome 3, HanXRQr2.0-SUNRISE, whole genome shotgun sequence, a single window of DNA contains:
- the LOC110929784 gene encoding polyadenylate-binding protein-interacting protein 5, which yields MNARSSSLNPYATSYIPLSRRGTPEASKGYDHGSTTEYLPETADNLKLKNHSGFDSYGSSSHSSELAGKQALDVDHDMNLAYLQMVFAGVSDESLSSVYTACGGDMEATVEMLTQLELHSGDFTENLPDSLDIGDVSEAGSSSEGGTQKLKKVAVGEGSGWSHTQSSK from the exons ATGAATGCAAGGTCGTCTTCATTGAATCCGTATGCTACTTCATACATCCCACTCTCTAGAAGAGGGACACCTGAAGCAAGCAAAGGCTATGATCATGGGAGTACTACTGAATACCTGCCTGAGACAGCTGATAACTTGAAACTTAAGAATCATTCTGGTTTTGATTCTTATGGTTCATCATCACACAGCTCAGAGCTAGCTGGAAAACAGGCCCTGGATGTTGATCACGACATGAATTTGGCTTATCTTCAGATGGTTTTCGCTGGTGTTTCCGATGAGTCTCTTTCCAGTGTCTACACAGCTTGCGGTGGTGATATGGAAGCCACAGTTGAAATgctgactcaacttgag CTGCACAGTGGAGATTTCACAGAGAATCTTCCGGATTCTCTAGACATCGGTGATGTGTCAGAAGCTGGATCATCTAGTGAGGGCGGAACGCAAAAACTAAAGAAGGTGGCTGTTGGTGAAGGCAGTGGGTGGAGCCACACACAATCTTCCAAGTAA